In Populus alba chromosome 1, ASM523922v2, whole genome shotgun sequence, a single window of DNA contains:
- the LOC118039122 gene encoding E3 ubiquitin ligase PARAQUAT TOLERANCE 3 isoform X1 encodes MAVYYKFKSARDYDSISMDGPFISVGTLKEKVFESKHLGRGTDFDLVVTNAQTNEEYLDEAMLIPKNTSVLIRRVPGRPRQPIVTEQEPKLETKVEDTLPEKGSFTGADSSAMNFTEDNEWDEFGNDLYSIPDALPVQSNNPPPDVVPTNKADEDDRIKALIDTPALDWQRQGADGFGAGRGFGRGFAGRMGGRGFGLQRKTPPQGYVCHRCKLPGHFIQHCSTNGDPNYDIKRVRPPTGIPKSMLMATPDGSYALPSGAVAVLKPNEAAFEKEIEGFPSTRPVGDLPPELHCPLCKEVMKDAVLTSKCCFTSFCDKCIRDYIIEQSKCVCGVLNVLADDLLPNKTLRDTINHILESGNSSAENAGSTFPVLDMESARCPPPKVPSPTRSVASKGEQHKLSPGNAESPNLNKEITEETKPAIASQQVPEKVRTAKAVDVSEATHESMSVKEPASQGSAPLPEEEVQQKLVPIEAGKKKKRKKVCMPPNDSWRASHDLAAESYVMPMGPSAFNPYWSGMQPGMEGYMPPYPGPMPYMGYGLSPLDIPFGGVYALQIPFGAQGYMMPIVPPQRDLAGFGMNMNLGPPLMSREEFEARKADVRRRHENERRAEREFSRDRALGREVSSSGDVSSMKSKSRPQSSGDPHHHHRRRSERSSPERSARELDLLPPRPSKRKSDHHHEHSDRDADDFEYHKRDRSDRDHRHHPRNRSESSSKAVSETTTKPASTTATDRNHKLSVFSRISFPAEEEPASKKRKVSSSSEAAPAGGGGGPASSAHHKSSSPVNNGYYDDYKSSSVKARTSSSSAAAAAMDYESSDDDRHFKRKPSRCEPSPPPPVEWQEDNKRSRREKDRRHR; translated from the exons atgGCTGTGTATTACAAATTTAAGAGTGCTAGAGATTATGATTCAATCTCAATGGACGGTCCATTTATTTCCGTTGGTACCTTGAAAGAAAAAGTTTTTGAATCAAAGCATTTGGGAAGGGGTACTGACTTCGACCTTGTTGTCACTAATGCCCAAACCAATGAAG AGTATCTTGATGAAGCAATGTTAATTCCCAAAAATACCTCTGTATTAATACGCCGGGTTCCAGGAAGGCCTCGCCAGCCCATTGTTACAGAGCAAGA GCCAAAGTTGGAAACTAAAGTGGAGGACACCCTTCCAGAGAAGGGTAGTTTTACAGGTGCTGATTCATCTGCCATGAATTTC ACTGAAGACAACGAATGGGATGAGTTTGGAAATGATTTATATTCCATTCCTGATGCACTGCCTGTTCAGTCTAATAATCCACCTCCTGATGTGGTCCCTACAAACAAGGCTGACGAGGATGACAGAATTAAGGCACTAATTGATACTCCAGCTTTGGACTGGCAGCG TCAAGGTGCTGATGGCTTTGGTGCTGGTAGAGGTTTTGGAAGGGGATTTGCTGGAAGAATGGGTGGGCGTGGTTTTG GCTTGCAGCGGAAAACACCTCCACAAGGCTATGTATGCCACAGATGCAAGCTTCCTG GGCATTTTATTCAACACTGCTCTACAAATGGTGACCCTAATTACGATATTAAAAGAGTAAGGCCTCCAACTGGTATTCCAAAGTCAATGCTGATGGCGACCCCAGATGGCTCATATGCTTTACCTAGTGGCGCAGTTGCTGTTTTGAAGCCAAATGA GGCAGCTTTtgagaaagaaattgaaggcTTTCCTTCCACACGGCCTGTTGGTGATCTTCCACCTGAACTTCACTGCCCACTTTGTAAGGAAGTTATGAAGGATGCAGTCTTAACAAGCAAATGCTGTTTCACAAGCTTCTGTGACAAGT GTATAAGAGATTACATCATTGAACAGTCAAAGTGTGTATGTGGGGTATTAAATGTCCTTGCGGATGATCTTCTTCCTAACAAGACTCTTAGGGATACGATCAATCATATTTTGGAGTCCGGTAACAGTAGTGCTGAAAATGCAGGAAGTACCTTTCCAGTTCTag ATATGGAGTCTGCACGCTGCCCACCACCAAAGGTTCCATCACCCACACGGTCTGTTGCATCCAAGGGAGAACAACATAAGCTGTCTCCTGGTAATGCAGAATCTCCAAATTTAAACAAGGAAATAACAGAGGAGACGAAGCCTGCTATTGCTTCTCAGCAAGTCCCTGAGAAAGTGAGGACTGCCAAAGCTGTGGATGTATCTGAGGCTACCCACGAGTCGATGAGTGTGAAGGAGCCAGCGTCACAAGGAAGTGCTCCACTGCCTGAGGAAGAAGTGCAGCAGAAGTTGGTTCCTATTGAGGCTG ggaagaaaaagaaaaggaagaaagttTGCATGCCTCCAAATG ATTCGTGGAGAGCTTCTCACGATCTTGCAGCTGAGAGCTATGTGATGCCCATGGGTCCCTCTGCCTTTAATCCGTATTGGAGTGGCATGCAACCTGGAATGGAAGGATACATGCCTCCTTATCCAGGTCCAATGCCATATATGGGTTACGGATTAAGTCCCTTGGACATTCCATTTGGGGGTGTTTATGCCCTCCAGATTCCTTTTGGAGCCCAGGGTTATATGATGCCTATTGTTCCACCTCAGAG GGATCTTGCTGGATTTGGAATGAATATGAATCTCGGACCTCCTCTAATGAGCAGGGAGGAATTTGAGGCCCGCAAAGCTGATGTCAGGAGACGTCATGAAAATGAGAGACGAGCTGAGAG GGAGTTTTCCAGAGATCGGGCATTGGGTAGGGAAGTGAGCAGCAGTGGTGATGTTTCTTCAATGAAATCT AAGTCAAGACCACAATCCAGCGGCGATCCCCACCACCATCACCGTCGCCGGTCTGAGAGATCTTCACCAGAACGGTCAGCACGAGAGCTTGACCTTTTACCACCGCGCCCGTCTAAAAGAAAGTCCGACCACCACCATGAACACAGCGACAGGGATGCTGATGATTTTGAATATCACAAGCGGGATCGCAGTGACCGTGATCACCGCCACCACCCCCGCAATCGCTCAGAATCCTCTTCCAAAGCTGTCTCTGAGACAACCACTAAGCCAGCTTCAACAACAGCAACAGACCGCAATCATAAATTAAGTGTGTTCTCTCGCATTAGCTTTCCAGCAGAAGAAGAACCCGCCAGTAAGAAGCGCAAGGTTTCTTCCTCTAGTGAAGCAGCACCAGCGGGTGGCGGCGGCGGCCCTGCATCTTCTGCACATCACAAGTCATCATCTCCAGTTAATAATGGCTACTATGATGACTATAAGTCATCTTCTGTGAAAGCTAGAACGAGCAGTAGCAGTGCTGCTGCAGCTGCCATGGATTACGAGTCCAGTGATGATGACAGGCACTTTAAGAGGAAGCCCTCTAGGTGTGAGccatcaccaccacctccaGTAGAGTGGCAGGAGGATAATAAGCGTTCAAGAAGGGAAAAGGACCGGAGGCATAGATAG
- the LOC118039122 gene encoding E3 ubiquitin ligase PQT3-like isoform X2: protein MAVYYKFKSARDYDSISMDGPFISVGTLKEKVFESKHLGRGTDFDLVVTNAQTNEEYLDEAMLIPKNTSVLIRRVPGRPRQPIVTEQEPKLETKVEDTLPEKGSFTGADSSAMNFTEDNEWDEFGNDLYSIPDALPVQSNNPPPDVVPTNKADEDDRIKALIDTPALDWQRQGADGFGAGRGFGRGFAGRMGGRGFGLQRKTPPQGYVCHRCKLPGHFIQHCSTNGDPNYDIKRVRPPTGIPKSMLMATPDGSYALPSGAVAVLKPNEAAFEKEIEGFPSTRPVGDLPPELHCPLCKEVMKDAVLTSKCCFTSFCDKCIRDYIIEQSKCVCGVLNVLADDLLPNKTLRDTINHILESGNSSAENAGSTFPVLDMESARCPPPKVPSPTRSVASKGEQHKLSPGNAESPNLNKEITEETKPAIASQQVPEKVRTAKAVDVSEATHESMSVKEPASQGSAPLPEEEVQQKLVPIEAGKKKKRKKVCMPPNDSWRASHDLAAESYVMPMGPSAFNPYWSGMQPGMEGYMPPYPGPMPYMGYGLSPLDIPFGGVYALQIPFGAQGYMMPIVPPQRDLAGFGMNMNLGPPLMSREEFEARKADVRRRHENERRAERSQDHNPAAIPTTITVAGLRDLHQNGQHESLTFYHRARLKESPTTTMNTATGMLMILNITSGIAVTVITATTPAIAQNPLPKLSLRQPLSQLQQQQQTAIIN from the exons atgGCTGTGTATTACAAATTTAAGAGTGCTAGAGATTATGATTCAATCTCAATGGACGGTCCATTTATTTCCGTTGGTACCTTGAAAGAAAAAGTTTTTGAATCAAAGCATTTGGGAAGGGGTACTGACTTCGACCTTGTTGTCACTAATGCCCAAACCAATGAAG AGTATCTTGATGAAGCAATGTTAATTCCCAAAAATACCTCTGTATTAATACGCCGGGTTCCAGGAAGGCCTCGCCAGCCCATTGTTACAGAGCAAGA GCCAAAGTTGGAAACTAAAGTGGAGGACACCCTTCCAGAGAAGGGTAGTTTTACAGGTGCTGATTCATCTGCCATGAATTTC ACTGAAGACAACGAATGGGATGAGTTTGGAAATGATTTATATTCCATTCCTGATGCACTGCCTGTTCAGTCTAATAATCCACCTCCTGATGTGGTCCCTACAAACAAGGCTGACGAGGATGACAGAATTAAGGCACTAATTGATACTCCAGCTTTGGACTGGCAGCG TCAAGGTGCTGATGGCTTTGGTGCTGGTAGAGGTTTTGGAAGGGGATTTGCTGGAAGAATGGGTGGGCGTGGTTTTG GCTTGCAGCGGAAAACACCTCCACAAGGCTATGTATGCCACAGATGCAAGCTTCCTG GGCATTTTATTCAACACTGCTCTACAAATGGTGACCCTAATTACGATATTAAAAGAGTAAGGCCTCCAACTGGTATTCCAAAGTCAATGCTGATGGCGACCCCAGATGGCTCATATGCTTTACCTAGTGGCGCAGTTGCTGTTTTGAAGCCAAATGA GGCAGCTTTtgagaaagaaattgaaggcTTTCCTTCCACACGGCCTGTTGGTGATCTTCCACCTGAACTTCACTGCCCACTTTGTAAGGAAGTTATGAAGGATGCAGTCTTAACAAGCAAATGCTGTTTCACAAGCTTCTGTGACAAGT GTATAAGAGATTACATCATTGAACAGTCAAAGTGTGTATGTGGGGTATTAAATGTCCTTGCGGATGATCTTCTTCCTAACAAGACTCTTAGGGATACGATCAATCATATTTTGGAGTCCGGTAACAGTAGTGCTGAAAATGCAGGAAGTACCTTTCCAGTTCTag ATATGGAGTCTGCACGCTGCCCACCACCAAAGGTTCCATCACCCACACGGTCTGTTGCATCCAAGGGAGAACAACATAAGCTGTCTCCTGGTAATGCAGAATCTCCAAATTTAAACAAGGAAATAACAGAGGAGACGAAGCCTGCTATTGCTTCTCAGCAAGTCCCTGAGAAAGTGAGGACTGCCAAAGCTGTGGATGTATCTGAGGCTACCCACGAGTCGATGAGTGTGAAGGAGCCAGCGTCACAAGGAAGTGCTCCACTGCCTGAGGAAGAAGTGCAGCAGAAGTTGGTTCCTATTGAGGCTG ggaagaaaaagaaaaggaagaaagttTGCATGCCTCCAAATG ATTCGTGGAGAGCTTCTCACGATCTTGCAGCTGAGAGCTATGTGATGCCCATGGGTCCCTCTGCCTTTAATCCGTATTGGAGTGGCATGCAACCTGGAATGGAAGGATACATGCCTCCTTATCCAGGTCCAATGCCATATATGGGTTACGGATTAAGTCCCTTGGACATTCCATTTGGGGGTGTTTATGCCCTCCAGATTCCTTTTGGAGCCCAGGGTTATATGATGCCTATTGTTCCACCTCAGAG GGATCTTGCTGGATTTGGAATGAATATGAATCTCGGACCTCCTCTAATGAGCAGGGAGGAATTTGAGGCCCGCAAAGCTGATGTCAGGAGACGTCATGAAAATGAGAGACGAGCTGAGAG AAGTCAAGACCACAATCCAGCGGCGATCCCCACCACCATCACCGTCGCCGGTCTGAGAGATCTTCACCAGAACGGTCAGCACGAGAGCTTGACCTTTTACCACCGCGCCCGTCTAAAAGAAAGTCCGACCACCACCATGAACACAGCGACAGGGATGCTGATGATTTTGAATATCACAAGCGGGATCGCAGTGACCGTGATCACCGCCACCACCCCCGCAATCGCTCAGAATCCTCTTCCAAAGCTGTCTCTGAGACAACCACTAAGCCAGCTTCAACAACAGCAACAGACCGCAATCATAAATTAA
- the LOC118039124 gene encoding large ribosomal subunit protein eL15, whose product MGAYKYVSELWRKKQSDVMRFLQRVRCWEYRQHPSIVRVTHPTRPDKARRLGYKAKQGYVVYRIRVRRGGRKRPVPKGIVYGKPTNQGVTQLKFQRSKRSVAEERAGRKLGGLRVLNSYWINEDSTYKYFEVILVDVAHNAIRNDPRINWLCNPVHKHRELRGLTSAGKKYRGLRGRGHLHHKARPSRRANWKRNNTLSLRRYR is encoded by the exons ATGG GGGCTTACAAGTACGTGTCTGAGCTATGGAGGAAGAAGCAATCAGATGTGATGAGGTTCTTGCAAAGGGTTAGGTGCTGGGAGTACCGCCAGCATCCTTCAATTGTTCGTGTCACGCACCCCACTCGCCCTGACAAGGCTCGCCGCTTGGGCTATAAGGCCAAGCAG GGCTATGTGGTTTATCGTATCCGTGTCAGGCGGGGTGGTAGGAAGAGGCCTGTTCCCAAGGGTATTGTATATGGTAAGCCAACAAACCAGGGTGTTACTCAGCTGAAGTTTCAACGAAGCAAGAGGTCTGTGGCAGAGGAGCGTGCTGGCCGGAAATTGGGGGGCCTCAGGGTTCTTAATTCATACTGGATTAATGAG GATTCTACTTACAAGTACTTTGAGGTAATCTTGGTTGATGTTGCCCACAATGCCATCCGCAATGACCCAAGAATCAACTGGCTCTGCAATCCTGTACACAAGCACAGGGAGCTTCGTGGCCTTACCTCCGCTGGGAAGAAATACAGGGGTCTACGTGGCAGGGGACACCTGCACCACAAAGCTAGACCTTCACGCAGGGCAAACTGGAAGAGAAACAACACACTCTCCCTTCGCCGTTACCGTTGA
- the LOC118039123 gene encoding DNA mismatch repair protein MSH4: MEDDTGDKSSIVIGLIENRAKEVGMAAFDLRSASLHLSQYIETSSSYQNTKTLLQFYDPVVVIVPPNKFAPDGMLGVSDLVDRFYASVKKVVMARCCFDDTKGAVLIKNLAATEPSALGLDTYYKQYYLCLAAAAATIKWIEAEKGVIVTNHSLLVTFNGSFDHMSIDATSVQNLEIIEPFHSSLLGTNNKKRSLFHMLKTTKTTGGTRLLRANLLQPLKDIKTINTRLDCLDELMSNEQLFFGLSQALRKFPKEIDRILCHFCFKPKRVTNEVLGADNARRSQVLISSIILLKTALDALPLLSKALKNAKSFLLANVYKTICENEKYVSIRKRVGEVIDEDVLHARVPFVARTQQCFAVKAGIDGLLDIARRTFCDTSEAIHNLANKYREEFKLPNLKLPFNNRQGFYFSIPQKDIQGKLPSKFIQVLKHGNNIHCSTLELASLNVRNKSAAAECYIRTEVCLEALLNSIREDASALTLLAEVLCLLDMIINSFAYTISTKPVDRYTRPEFTSNGPLAIDAGRHPILESIHNDFVPNNIFLSEASNMIIVMGPNMSGKSTYLQQVCLIVILAQIGCYVPARFSTIRVVDRIFTRMGSVDNLESNSSTFMTEMKETAFIMQNVSERSLIFMDELGRATSSSDGFAIAWSCCEHLLSLKAYSIFATHMENLSELATIYPNVRIVHFHVDIKSNRLDFKFQLEDGPRHVPHYGLLLAEVAGLPSSVIEMARSITSKITEKQIKQMEVNCRQHHQLQMVYRVAQRLICLKHSSQDEDSIRQALQNLKEQYINGTL; encoded by the exons ATGGAAGACGATACAGGAGATAAATCAAGCATTGTGATCGGCCTCATAGAGAACAGAGCCAAAGAG GTTGGAATGGCTGCTTTTGATTTAAGGTCAGCCTCACTGCATCTGTCTCAGTATATCGAAACTAGCAGCTCCTATCAGAATACAAAAACTCTGCTCCAATTTTATGATCCTGTGGTGGTCATTGTTCCTCCAAACAAATTTGCACCTGATGGCATGCTCGGAGTTTCAGATCTGGTCGATCGGTTTTATGCTTCAGTCAAAAAG GTAGTAATGGCCCGTTGTTGCTTTGATGACACCAAG GGTGCTGTACTAATTAAAAATCTAGCAGCCACAGAGCCTTCAGCTCTTGGTTTGGATACTTACTACAAGCAATACTATCTCTGCTTGGCTGCTGCTGCAGCTACAATCAAGTG GATAGAAGCAGAGAAAGGGGTTATCGTCACCAACCACTCATTGTTG GTTACTTTTAATGGATCATTTGATCATATGAGTATTGATGCCACCAG CGTCCAAAATTTAGAAATCATTGAGCCATTTCATTCTTCCCTCTTGGGAAcaaacaacaagaaaagaagTCTATTCCACATGCTCAAGACAACGAAAACCACAGGAGG GACTAGACTTCTACGGGCCAATCTGTTGCAGCCTTTAAAAGATATTAAGACTATCAACACTCGGCTTGATTGCCTG GACGAACTAATGAGCAATGAACAGCTGTTTTTTGGACTTTCTCAGGCTTTGCGTAAGTTTCCAAAAGAGATTG ATAGGATACTCTGTCACTTCTGCTTTAAACCTAAAAGAGTCACTAATGAGGTCTTGGGTGCTGATAATGCTCGAAGGAGCCAAGTGTTGATATCAAGCATTATTCTACTTAAAACTGCTTTAGATGCCTTGCCTTTACTCTCAAAG GCGCTTAAGAATGCAAAAAGTTTTCTTCTTGCAAATGTTTACAAGACTATATGTGAAAATGAGAAATATGTTTCCATAAGAAAGAG agtGGGAGAGGTGATTGACGAAGACGTGCTTCATGCACGGGTTCCCTTTGTTGCCCGAACACAGCAGTGTTTTGCTGTCAAGGCTGGAATTGATGGACTTCTGGATATTGCACGGAGAACGTTTTGCGATACTAGTGAAG CAATACATAATCTTGCAAACAAGTATCGAGAAGAATTTAAGCTGCCAAATCTGAAACTTCCATTTAACAATAGACAAGGCTTTTACTTTAGTATTCCACAGAAAGACATCCAGGGAAAGCTTCCCAGCAAGTTCATTCAG GTCCTGAAACATGGGAACAATATACATTGCTCAACTTTAGAACTTGCTTCA TTGAACGTGAGAAATAAGTCTGCTGCTGCAGAGTGCTATATAAGAACAGAAGTTTGCCTTGAAG CCTTATTAAATTCCATAAGGGAGGATGCCTCTGCACTAACTCTGCTTGCGGAGGTCTTATGCCTTCTAGATATGATCATTAATTCATTTGCTTACACAATCTCAACGAAGCCTGTTGATAGATACACTAGACCAGAATTTACAA GTAATGGCCCATTGGCAATTGATGCTGGAAGACACCCTATCCTGGAAAGCATACACAATGATTTTGTT cccaacaatatttttctatcagAAGCATCAAACATGATAATTGTCATGGGCCCAAACAT GAGTGGGAAGAGCACTTATCTTCAACAAGTGTGTCTCATAGTTATTCTTGCTCAGATTGGTTGTTATGTTCCTGCTCGCTTCTCAACTATAAGGGTAGTTGATCGCATATTTACAAGGATGGGTTCGGTAGATAATCTTGAATCAAACTCCAGTACG TTCATGACAGAGATGAAGGAGACTGCTTTTATCATGCAGAATGTCTCCGAAAG GAGTTTAATCTTTATGGATGAACTTGGGAGAGCTACTTCTTCATCTGATGGATTTGCGATTGCCTGGAGCTGCTGCGAACATCTGTTATCACTCAAAGC GTATTCCATATTCGCTACTCACATGGAGAACCTATCAGAACTAGCAACCATCTATCCAAATGTCAGGATTGTTCACTTTCATGTTGACATAAAAAGCAACCGTTTGGATTTTAAG TTTCAACTTGAGGACGGACCAAGACATGTACCGCACTATGGCCTTCTATTAGCAGAAGTGGCTGGACTGCCAAGCTCAGTCATTGAAATGGCTAGAAGCATCACATCAAAGATTACAGAAAAG CAAATTAAGCAAATGGAAGTGAACTGCAGGCAGCACCATCAGCTGCAGATGGTGTATCGTGTAGCTCAGCGATTGATATGCTTAAAGCACTCCAGCCAAGATGAGGATTCTATCCGGCAAGCGTTACAGAATCTCAAAGAGCAGTACATAAATGGCACACTTTAA